A genome region from Platichthys flesus chromosome 12, fPlaFle2.1, whole genome shotgun sequence includes the following:
- the cdk1 gene encoding cyclin-dependent kinase 1 — MEDYLKIEKIGEGTYGVVYKGRHKATGQVVAMKKIRLESEEEGVPSTAVREVSLLQELKHPNVVRLLDVLMQESRLYLIFEFLSMDLKKYLDSIPSGQYMDPMLVKSYLYQILEGIYFCHCHRVLHRDLKPQNLLIDNKGVIKLADFGLARAFGVPVRVYTHEVVTLWYRAPEVLLGSPRYSTPVDVWSTGTIFAELATKKPLFHGDSEIDQLFRIFRTLGTPNNDVWPEVESLPDYKNTFPKWKPGNLSSMVKTLDKNGLELLAKMLIYNPPQRISAREAMTHPYFDDLDKSTLPAASINKA, encoded by the exons ATGGAAGACTACttgaaaatagagaaaattGGAGAAG GTACCTATGGGGTTGTGTATAAGGGCCGGCACAAGGCTACAGGGCAGGTTGTGGCCATGAAGAAGATCCGTttggagagtgaggaggagggggttcCCAGCACTGCTGTCAGAGAGGTCTCTCTGCTTCAAGAGCTCAAGCATCCCAACGTTGTACG TCTCCTAGATGTCCTGATGCAGGAGTCTCGTCTCTATCTCATCTTTGAGTTCCTGTCCATGGACCTGAAGAAGTACCTGGATTCAATACCCTCCGGCCAGTACATGGACCCTATGCTGGTCAAG AGCTACCTGTACCAGATCTTGGAGGGAATTTATTTCTGTCACTGTCATCGAGTCCTTCACCGGGACTTGAAACCCCAAAACCTACTGATCGACAACAAGGGAGTAATCAAACTGGCGGACTTTGGCCTGGCTCGTGCCTTTGGTGTTCCTGTCAGGGTCTACACCCATGAG GTTGTAACTCTTTGGTACCGGGCCCCAGAGGTCCTCCTGGGTTCACCCCGTTATTCAACCCCTGTTGATGTTTGGAGCACCGGAACCATCTTTGCTGAACTTGCCACCAAGAAGCCTCTGTTCCACGGAGACTCGGAAATAGACCAGCTCTTCAGGATCTTCAG GACTCTGGGGACCCCAAACAATGATGTGTGGCCAGAAGTAGAGAGCCTACCAGACTACAAAAACACCTTCCCTAAATGGAAGCCTGGTAACCTCTCATCGATGGTGAAAACTCTGGATAAGAATGGTCTTGAACTTCTGGCG AAAATGTTGATCTACAATCCTCCTCAGAGGATCTCCGCACGGGAGGCCATGACTCACCCATACTTTGATGACTTGGACAAATCCACCCTGCCTGCTGCCAGCATCAACAAAGCCTGA
- the chchd1 gene encoding coiled-coil-helix-coiled-coil-helix domain-containing protein 1 encodes MAAQGSIQIQEKVSRLLSRQNGKPVLKPNRTLVLRDAVANRKLQKGEASCITEMSVLMACWKLNHFVDGLCSSEINTFYTCVKEAQAAAKKKSDHSSTQGGRLHPKLATTLLKRYPGLCSEV; translated from the exons ATGGCGGCGCAGGGAAGCATCCAGATCCAGGAGAAGGTCAGCAGGCTGCTCAGCAGACAAAACGGGAAACCGGTGCTGAAACCCAACAGGACGTTGGTTCTGAGAGATGCTGTAGCCAACCGCAAACTTCAGAAAGGAG aggCCTCCTGTATCACAGAGATGTCCGTGCTGATGGCCTGTTGGAAGTTGAACCACTTTGTGGACGGTCTGTGCTCTAGTGAGATCAACACATTCTATACCTGTGTGAAGGAGGCTCAG GCAGCTGCGAAGAAAAAATCggaccacagcagcacacaggGAGGACGTCTGCATCCAAAACTAGCCACAACCTTGTTGAAGAGATATCCTGGCCTGTGTTCCGAGGTCTAG